A segment of the Georgenia sp. M64 genome:
TCGTCTCGCGCAGCTCCGGGATGCCCGCGACGAACGCCCACTCAGGATGCTCGACGGCGGAGGTCTGGTAGAGCTCGGCGGTGAAGCCGGTGCAGATGAACGTGCTGGGGATGTCCCGACGGGCGTCGTTCGTCAGGTCCGCGGACTCGCGGATGAGGTTCCCCGGCTCGGGCACCGCGCGCCGGCGGAAGGTCTCCTTCTGCTCCTCCGTGAGTCCGTCGAGGTTCTCCTCCTCCTCGATCTCCGACCAGACCATCGGCTTCTCCACGCCGTCGAAATCGGGGTCGAGGGCGCCCTTGCCGGGTGCAGTGTCCACGTAGACCATGGCCGCGATCCGTCCCGGGACGCGGTCGCTGGCGGCGTAGCCGGAGAAGCCGGCGGCGCTGTGGACCGCCAGGACGACCGGGGCGTCCTTCGCCTCGACCGCCGCGCAGATCGCGTCCACGTGGTCGGCGAAGGTGACGGCTGATCGGTCCGCGTCCGCCGACTCGAGGCCGGGGAGGGTGAGGGCGGTGACGTCGTGCCCCTCGGCCCGCAGAAGCTCGGCCACCTCGTCCCAGGCCCATGCCCCGAGCCAGAAGCCCGGGACCAGGATGATCGGTGCGGCGTGCGCGTTCGTCTCGGCCATGTCGCTCCTTCGTGGTGCGGTCGGATGCGGCCAGGTGTCCACGATGGCCGGTGCGGGCCCGGATGTCGATGGCCGGGACGGCGGGGTCCTTCCCGCGCTCCTCCCGGCGGTGCGCTCTGATGCGCCCACGTGGCGGGCTGGCGCGGGCGGTGTTCTGCGTCTGTGTTCGCCGGCCGGACATCCTGTCGCCGAACCGACGCCCGATGCTCGCGTAGCGAACAGTCGAGAAACACCACACCTACCTCGGGGAGTACCAGCGCCCGGTGAGCCTGGGCGCCGCCCCTCAGATCACCACGACCTCGCGCTCGGCGGGAATCCGTGCGCTGCCGTCCGAGCCCAGGAACGCCAGCGGGACGCCGCGGGCTCGGGGCCAGTCGGTCGTGTCGGACACCTGGACGTGCACGTGCGGCTCGGTGCTGTTGCCGGAGCTCCCGCACTCGCCCAGCAGCTCCCCCACCTCGACCCGCTGTCCCGGGCGCACCCGGACCGTTCCCCGGCGCAGGTGTGCGAGGACCACGTACGGACCCTCGGGCCCGACCGCGATGACCACGCGGTTGCCGGCGAGCGAGTCCACCCCCGCCCGGGCGCGTGCCGGCTGACCGAGCGCGTACCGGATGAGCGCGGGCTGCGACCGGCGTCCGTCGTGGTCGGGCATCGTGTCCACGGCCTCCACCACGGTGCCGGAGACCGGCGCGGTGACCGGCAGGCCGAACCCGACGTAGGTCTCGGGCGGTTCGGTCGCGACCAGGGTGCGCCACGTGATCGGGCCGGACCGGCCGCGTGCATCGACCGCGACGAAGTCGATCGCGTGCGACGTCCCGTACAGCGCCGTGCCGTGGCTGGGGATCCGGCGTGCCGGGCTGTTCTCGGTGCGCCACCGTCCGCGGAACGGGTAGGCGAGAACCAGCGGCCGGGCGGGGGGTGCCACGCTCACGTCCTCAGGCTGACACACGCCACACGGCCCTCGCGCCCCGCAGCCCGTGTCGGGAACAGGTCGTACGCCCCGCCTCAGTGCCCGAACGCCTCCGCCAGCCACCACGCCGGCTCGTCGGCCACCACCTTGGCGTCGACGAGCAGCGGCCGGTCCCGCGGACCGGCCACCCACGCGGCCACGGCACCGAGGTCGGCCGGCCCGCGCAC
Coding sequences within it:
- a CDS encoding alpha/beta fold hydrolase, whose amino-acid sequence is MAETNAHAAPIILVPGFWLGAWAWDEVAELLRAEGHDVTALTLPGLESADADRSAVTFADHVDAICAAVEAKDAPVVLAVHSAAGFSGYAASDRVPGRIAAMVYVDTAPGKGALDPDFDGVEKPMVWSEIEEEENLDGLTEEQKETFRRRAVPEPGNLIRESADLTNDARRDIPSTFICTGFTAELYQTSAVEHPEWAFVAGIPELRETTWIDLPTSHWPMWSRPRELAETLGEVATRAGAH
- a CDS encoding M23 family metallopeptidase; its protein translation is MSVAPPARPLVLAYPFRGRWRTENSPARRIPSHGTALYGTSHAIDFVAVDARGRSGPITWRTLVATEPPETYVGFGLPVTAPVSGTVVEAVDTMPDHDGRRSQPALIRYALGQPARARAGVDSLAGNRVVIAVGPEGPYVVLAHLRRGTVRVRPGQRVEVGELLGECGSSGNSTEPHVHVQVSDTTDWPRARGVPLAFLGSDGSARIPAEREVVVI